The following proteins are encoded in a genomic region of Amycolatopsis sulphurea:
- the nth gene encoding endonuclease III — protein sequence MKRCLDEVYPDAKAELDFTNPLELLVAVVLSAQTTDVRVNLVTPALFAKYRTAAGYAAADRAELEEFLRPTGFFRAKASSLLGLGAALVERFDGEVPRKLEQLVTLPGVGRKTANVVLGNAFDVPGITVDTHFGRLVRRWGWTTEEDPVKVEHAVGELIPRKEWTMLSHRVIFHGRRVCHARKPACGACPLRKDCPSFGAGPTEFEIAAKLVKGEERDHILELAARG from the coding sequence ATGAAACGTTGCCTGGACGAGGTATATCCGGACGCGAAAGCCGAGCTGGATTTCACGAATCCGCTGGAACTGCTGGTCGCGGTGGTGCTGTCCGCGCAGACCACGGACGTGCGGGTGAACCTGGTCACGCCGGCATTGTTCGCGAAGTACCGCACCGCCGCCGGCTACGCCGCGGCTGACCGCGCCGAGCTGGAGGAGTTCCTGCGCCCGACCGGGTTCTTCCGGGCCAAGGCCAGCTCGCTGCTGGGGCTCGGCGCGGCGCTCGTCGAGCGGTTCGACGGCGAGGTGCCGCGCAAGCTGGAGCAACTGGTCACCCTCCCGGGCGTGGGCCGCAAGACCGCGAACGTGGTGCTCGGCAACGCCTTCGACGTGCCGGGCATCACAGTGGACACCCACTTCGGCCGGCTCGTGCGCCGGTGGGGCTGGACCACCGAGGAGGACCCGGTCAAGGTCGAGCACGCGGTCGGCGAGCTGATTCCACGCAAGGAGTGGACGATGCTGTCCCACCGCGTGATCTTCCACGGCCGCCGGGTCTGCCACGCACGCAAACCGGCATGCGGGGCCTGTCCGCTGCGCAAGGACTGCCCGTCGTTCGGTGCTGGGCCGACGGAGTTCGAAATCGCCGCGAAGCTGGTCAAGGGCGAGGAGCGCGACCACATTCTCGAGTTGGCGGCGCGCGGGTGA
- a CDS encoding TlpA family protein disulfide reductase, protein MTTATKWALGVAVLAVAALVAVLTLRGDGKSAPAATGDLAAVRAQAKLSPCPPPSGKPVAQAQGIQADCLGDGARVDVAKVLGGAPTLVNVWASWCQPCRTELPVLQRYADEPGAVRVLGVQVASPAEDGLGLLTKLGVHLPSLYDGGGQTGPIRAALKVPSALPASYLVTADGQVRFIATPRLFDSTEQVRAAVKDSS, encoded by the coding sequence GTGACCACTGCCACGAAGTGGGCCTTGGGCGTCGCGGTACTCGCTGTCGCTGCGTTGGTCGCGGTGCTGACCCTGCGTGGCGACGGCAAGTCCGCGCCGGCCGCGACCGGGGATCTCGCGGCGGTACGGGCGCAGGCGAAACTGAGTCCTTGCCCGCCTCCCAGCGGAAAGCCGGTCGCTCAGGCTCAGGGCATCCAGGCCGACTGCCTCGGCGATGGCGCGCGCGTCGACGTCGCCAAGGTGCTCGGCGGTGCGCCCACGTTGGTCAACGTGTGGGCCTCGTGGTGCCAGCCGTGCCGTACGGAGCTGCCGGTGTTGCAGCGCTACGCGGACGAGCCGGGCGCGGTACGCGTACTCGGCGTACAGGTCGCGAGTCCCGCTGAAGACGGCCTCGGCCTCCTGACGAAGCTTGGCGTGCACCTGCCGTCGCTCTATGACGGTGGTGGCCAGACCGGTCCGATCCGCGCCGCGTTGAAGGTGCCGTCGGCGTTGCCCGCTTCGTACCTCGTCACCGCGGATGGACAGGTCCGGTTCATCGCCACTCCACGGTTGTTCGACAGCACCGAGCAGGTGCGTGCCGCTGTGAAGGACTCCTCGTGA
- a CDS encoding NUDIX hydrolase, translating to MTGPLVEPEAVPAWLRPLVKVSADVDSRTFTRFSPPEDLLTRAAAVLILFGERPDGPDVLLIRRAETLGSHAGQVAFPGGGAEDGDGGPVGTALREAEEETGVDPSGVLPVAVLPELYVPVSRFAVTPVLAYWHEPSPVRAVDPGETAAVARVSLADLADPANRFRVSREGTSWKGPAFDVDGLFVWGFTAGLLSVLLSLGGWEREWETGDVRDLDVAWAEHHARHTALGGAGEEGRR from the coding sequence GTGACCGGACCGCTCGTCGAACCCGAGGCCGTACCGGCTTGGCTGCGGCCCCTGGTGAAGGTGTCCGCGGACGTGGACAGCCGCACGTTCACCCGGTTCAGCCCGCCCGAGGATCTGCTCACCCGGGCCGCCGCGGTGCTCATCCTGTTCGGCGAACGGCCGGACGGGCCGGACGTGCTGCTCATCCGCCGGGCCGAGACGCTCGGCTCGCACGCTGGCCAGGTGGCCTTCCCCGGCGGCGGCGCCGAAGACGGCGACGGTGGGCCGGTCGGTACGGCGCTGCGTGAGGCGGAGGAGGAGACCGGCGTCGACCCGTCCGGCGTGCTGCCGGTCGCGGTGCTGCCGGAGCTGTACGTGCCGGTCTCGCGGTTCGCCGTCACGCCGGTGCTGGCGTATTGGCACGAGCCTTCGCCGGTACGCGCGGTCGATCCGGGCGAGACCGCTGCGGTCGCCCGAGTGTCGCTGGCTGACCTGGCCGACCCGGCCAACCGGTTCCGCGTGAGCCGGGAGGGTACGTCGTGGAAGGGGCCGGCCTTCGACGTCGACGGCCTGTTCGTGTGGGGTTTCACCGCCGGGCTGCTGTCGGTGCTGCTTTCCCTCGGTGGCTGGGAACGGGAGTGGGAGACCGGCGACGTACGGGACCTTGACGTAGCGTGGGCCGAACACCATGCCCGGCATACGGCACTGGGCGGCGCGGGCGAGGAGGGACGCCGGTGA
- a CDS encoding MarP family serine protease, with amino-acid sequence MNWVDVVVLVLALVAAVSGAFQGVIVALPALIGVGLGAVGGVKLAPFVIELFDNPVAKVAFAFAVVVFLIVLGETLGVWAGRKLRNKINPDRLSAIDKTLGAIVQGAAVFIVAWLVANPLTTVSAVPGLAKSINSSVVLGKVNDLMPSEAQGLPSDLRKLLDASGFPSVLAPFEKAPAVDTPPPDTSSANVSAVARRVHPSVVKIRGSAPSCSRSLEGSGFVIAPQRVMTNAHVVAGTDEVGIESSEGDYRARVVYFDPGVDIAVLAVPGLRAPVLPFAPETAKAGDNAVVLGYPLDGPYTSTAARIRQRINLRGPDIYDANTVQRDVFTVRGTVRSGNSGGPMITPDGEVIGVVFGAAVEDQDTGFTLTAEQVRAEVDAAPSQTSRVATGACAA; translated from the coding sequence GTGAACTGGGTCGACGTCGTGGTGCTGGTGCTCGCACTGGTGGCGGCCGTGTCCGGCGCGTTCCAGGGCGTGATCGTGGCGCTGCCCGCGCTGATCGGTGTCGGGCTCGGCGCGGTGGGCGGGGTGAAACTCGCGCCGTTCGTGATCGAGCTGTTCGACAACCCGGTGGCGAAGGTCGCGTTCGCGTTCGCCGTGGTGGTGTTCCTGATCGTGCTAGGCGAGACGCTCGGTGTGTGGGCTGGGCGGAAGCTGCGGAACAAGATCAACCCGGACCGGCTGTCCGCGATCGACAAGACGCTCGGCGCGATCGTGCAGGGCGCGGCGGTGTTCATCGTGGCGTGGCTGGTGGCGAACCCGCTCACCACGGTGTCCGCGGTGCCGGGACTGGCGAAGTCGATCAACTCCTCGGTGGTGCTCGGCAAGGTCAACGACCTGATGCCGTCGGAAGCGCAGGGGTTGCCGAGCGATCTGCGCAAGCTGCTGGACGCGTCCGGGTTCCCGTCCGTGCTGGCGCCGTTCGAGAAGGCGCCCGCGGTGGACACGCCGCCGCCGGACACCTCGTCCGCCAACGTTTCCGCGGTCGCGCGCCGGGTGCACCCGAGCGTGGTCAAGATCCGCGGCAGCGCGCCGTCGTGCTCGCGTTCGCTGGAGGGCAGTGGCTTCGTGATCGCGCCGCAGCGCGTGATGACGAACGCGCACGTGGTCGCCGGGACCGACGAAGTCGGTATCGAGTCCAGTGAGGGCGATTACCGGGCACGGGTCGTGTACTTCGATCCTGGGGTGGACATCGCCGTGCTGGCAGTACCCGGGTTGCGCGCGCCGGTGCTGCCGTTCGCTCCGGAGACCGCGAAGGCGGGCGACAACGCTGTAGTGCTCGGTTACCCGCTCGACGGCCCGTACACCTCGACTGCGGCCCGGATCCGGCAGCGGATCAACTTGCGTGGCCCGGACATCTACGACGCCAACACCGTGCAGCGCGATGTGTTCACCGTCCGTGGCACCGTCCGCAGCGGAAACTCCGGCGGCCCGATGATCACGCCGGACGGAGAGGTGATCGGGGTCGTGTTCGGTGCGGCGGTCGAGGATCAGGACACCGGGTTCACGCTGACCGCCGAGCAGGTCCGCGCGGAGGTCGACGCGGCCCCGTCGCAGACC